From one Deltaproteobacteria bacterium HGW-Deltaproteobacteria-4 genomic stretch:
- a CDS encoding ATP-dependent RNA helicase RhlE (this helicase is not essential cell growth): MSFESLGLRAELLSAIATQGYTTPTPIQTQAIPVIFAGHDLLAGAQTGTGKTAAFALPIVQMLGKEFPKEKHRRPRALVLVPTRELAAQVSEDLQFYGRRLSLRSTMIYGGVNIQAQIERLERGVDMVVATPGRLLDHAERETIDLSIVEFLVLDEADRMLDLGFIDAILKVAEYLPENHQTLLFSATYSNSIKELADELLDKPKRIEVARRQITADAVVQTIYPVERSRKREMLSHLIRKGEWNQVLVFVRTRYGADKLTEELLFDGIKAAAIHSNKSQSIRTRTLAEFKKGEFRVLVATDVAARGLDIEHLPHVVNYDLPQVPEDYVHRIGRTGRAGENGVALSLLCREEQPLLTAIEKLLKYTIPRQTIAEFPQIAVRRSVKAKEVKTAAGPTKSKKRVALAKANAPSATPPRKKKVVEEKPAIKVGRRVSRMK; this comes from the coding sequence ATGTCTTTTGAATCTCTCGGCCTGCGCGCCGAACTCCTCAGCGCCATTGCCACCCAGGGCTATACCACCCCCACCCCGATCCAGACCCAGGCGATCCCGGTGATCTTTGCCGGCCACGACCTCCTCGCCGGCGCCCAGACCGGCACCGGCAAGACCGCGGCCTTTGCCCTGCCGATCGTGCAGATGCTCGGTAAGGAGTTCCCCAAGGAGAAACACCGTCGGCCCCGCGCCCTGGTACTGGTGCCGACCCGCGAACTCGCCGCCCAGGTCAGTGAAGATCTGCAATTTTACGGACGGCGCCTGTCGTTGCGCTCGACGATGATCTACGGCGGCGTTAACATCCAGGCGCAGATCGAACGCCTGGAGCGCGGCGTCGATATGGTCGTGGCCACGCCGGGACGCCTCCTCGATCATGCCGAACGCGAAACTATCGATCTTTCCATTGTCGAGTTTCTCGTCCTCGACGAAGCCGACCGCATGCTTGATCTCGGCTTTATCGACGCTATCCTCAAAGTGGCGGAGTATCTGCCGGAGAACCACCAGACCCTGCTCTTTTCCGCCACCTATTCGAACAGTATCAAGGAATTAGCCGACGAACTCCTTGACAAACCGAAGCGGATCGAAGTCGCGCGCCGGCAGATTACCGCCGATGCCGTGGTCCAGACGATCTATCCGGTGGAGCGGAGCCGCAAAAGGGAGATGCTGTCGCATCTGATCCGCAAGGGGGAATGGAATCAGGTCCTGGTCTTTGTCCGCACCCGCTACGGCGCCGACAAACTCACCGAAGAACTCCTCTTCGACGGCATCAAGGCCGCCGCCATCCACAGCAACAAGAGCCAGTCGATCCGCACCCGCACCCTGGCGGAGTTCAAGAAGGGGGAATTCCGCGTTCTGGTGGCGACCGATGTGGCAGCGCGCGGACTCGATATCGAACATCTGCCGCATGTGGTCAACTACGATCTCCCGCAGGTTCCGGAAGATTATGTCCATCGCATCGGCCGCACCGGTCGCGCCGGCGAGAACGGCGTCGCCCTCTCTCTGCTCTGTCGCGAAGAGCAGCCCTTGCTGACCGCCATCGAGAAGTTGCTGAAATACACCATCCCGCGCCAAACCATCGCCGAATTTCCCCAGATTGCGGTGCGGCGCAGCGTCAAGGCCAAAGAGGTCAAGACAGCGGCGGGACCAACCAAGTCCAAGAAGCGCGTCGCGCTGGCGAAAGCCAATGCTCCGTCAGCGACCCCTCCCCGCAAGAAAAAAGTCGTGGAAGAGAAACCGGCGATCAAGGTCGGTCGGCGGGTGAGCCGCATGAAATAA